CGGTCCCGGTCCGCGCGGTCCTGGCAGGCCCGCTCGGCATTGAACACCCGGACCCGCGCCGGACCCCCGTCGGAGTCCTGCGGCGAAGCCGGGGCCCCCGCCCGTCCGGCGTACGACCAGACGGCCGCGCCCACCGCCCCGCAGGCCGCGACCGCGAACAGGCCGGCCCGGGCCCACCGCCGCAGCCGTACCGCACGCCCGACGGGGGCGTCCCCCTCCTGCCGGGCGGTGATGCGCGCGAGCAGGCTCTCGGCGGTGTGCGCGGCGCGCGCGGCGTGGGCCGGGGCCAGACAGTCGGCGGCCAGCTCGCGCCAGAACGCCGGAACCCCGCCGTCCATGCGCAGGGGCGCGCGCCCCGCCGCGTACTCCTGCACGGCGGCCCCGCGCGCCATCGGCGTCGCGCCGGGGAACAGCGGGACACCGCAGGAGAACACCTCGTGGATCACGATGCCCAGGGCCCAGATGTCGGCGCTCGGGCGGACCTGCACGCCCAGTTCGCCGAGCGGGGCCTTCCAGCGCTCGGGCGGCAGGTAGTCCAGGGTGCCCATCGGGGGCGCGTGTCCGTGCGTTCCGGTCAGTTCGGTGGCGAGCCCGAAGTCCGAGAGCTTCACCGAACCGTCCGCCCCGATCAGGACGTTCTCGGGCTTGAGGTCGGCGTGCACCCAGCCGCTGCGGTGCAGGTGGGCCAGCCCCTCGCAGATCCCCGCGATCAGCCGGCCGCCCTCGGCCTCGCCCACCCCGGCGCCGAGCAGGTCCCGCAGGCTGTGCGCGGCCCGTTCCATGACCAGGACGATGGCGCCGTCCAGGGAGGGGTGGTCCGGGGCGCCGAGGACGACCGAGTCCAGCAGCCGGACGAGCCGCGGATGCCCCGCCCGGCGCCCGAGTTCGACCTCGCGCCGCGCGGATTCGGCCACGTTCCGCGCCTGGCGCGGTGCGAGCCCGGCCGTCGGCATCACCTTGAGGGCGACCTCGCCCGGCTCCGCGCCCTCCCGGGCCGGCCGTGCGGCGTAGACCGTCCCCCAGCCGCCCGCCCCGATCGGCTCGGCGACCACCCAGTCGCCCACCCGGTGCCCCCGGGGCAGCAGTTCCGTGTGGTCGCTGTCCCATGAGGTGTTCATGCTCCGCACCCGCGTCACGTCTACCGCCCCCGCGCGCCCGGTTCGGCCCGGGGCGGCAGCAGCGCGAGGTGCTCCTCCCGTACGATGCCGAACTTCAGCGCGAGCCCGACGACCGCGTCCCGTTTCCCGTTGCGGCGGTCCGAGCGGCCGGCCTCGGGCGCGGCGGGGACATCGATCCGCAGCTTCTCCTCGGCCAGGTAGTCGATGTGCGAGCTGACCGCCCGCGCCGTCAGCCGGCCGCAGCCGGCGTGCGGCCTGAGCCGCTCGACCACCTGCGGGGTGGTCGGCACCGAGACCGGCGACTGGTCGCGCAGCCAGGGCTCGCAGAGCGCGACCAGCACCAGGAAGTACGTGGCGGTCTCGTCCAGGGAGTACGCCGTGACCGTGCGGCTGGCCCAGGAGCCGTCAGCGCCCTGGCCGTCCA
The Streptomyces sp. NBC_00091 genome window above contains:
- a CDS encoding serine/threonine-protein kinase, giving the protein MNTSWDSDHTELLPRGHRVGDWVVAEPIGAGGWGTVYAARPAREGAEPGEVALKVMPTAGLAPRQARNVAESARREVELGRRAGHPRLVRLLDSVVLGAPDHPSLDGAIVLVMERAAHSLRDLLGAGVGEAEGGRLIAGICEGLAHLHRSGWVHADLKPENVLIGADGSVKLSDFGLATELTGTHGHAPPMGTLDYLPPERWKAPLGELGVQVRPSADIWALGIVIHEVFSCGVPLFPGATPMARGAAVQEYAAGRAPLRMDGGVPAFWRELAADCLAPAHAARAAHTAESLLARITARQEGDAPVGRAVRLRRWARAGLFAVAACGAVGAAVWSYAGRAGAPASPQDSDGGPARVRVFNAERACQDRADRDRQCSLGLAVDPVRPYTAENVAPARVWHGDPLEADCQLAHGEAVIDESGLRSTLWFRVRLADGDARVRAWLPAVRTKDRPALPRCPAPTAAR
- a CDS encoding serine/threonine protein kinase, which codes for MSGIVVHLPQGSGGAADGEPGGGAVTLRLGPGEVARFGRGSSRTPVELRLADEAVSRLAGEIRVTEDHWQLTNHSTSQSYLVENPEGAGEYLRVPPRRAGAPIPFEFSRVVLPTRRGTTVSFQVFAPDHVYLDGQGADGSWASRTVTAYSLDETATYFLVLVALCEPWLRDQSPVSVPTTPQVVERLRPHAGCGRLTARAVSSHIDYLAEEKLRIDVPAAPEAGRSDRRNGKRDAVVGLALKFGIVREEHLALLPPRAEPGARGR